Below is a genomic region from Chitinophagales bacterium.
CTGAAATAATTTGCTTAACCGGTAAGCAACCATAAATCCGGGCGGTGAAGGAAAGCGTCAACAGGTCAAACAACAGGTTGTGCCTGATGCCATGTTGCTTTCCGGTGATGCCGGATTTAAACGGATAGCTTAGAGGAAAAGGATCAGAACGCACACAACGATACCGAACAATGCTACCCCTTCCACCAAAGCGGCGGTGATAAACATATTGGTACGGATGTCGTTGGTGGCTTCCGGTTGACGGGCAATGGATTGCAGCGCGTTGGCACCGATCAAACCTACACCAATACCTGCGCCGATGGCAGCAAGACCTGCTCCGATACCGGCACCCATTTGTGCGTATCCGTCAAGCGCTAAAAAGAGAATGCTCAGTAAATGCATCATAGTTAATTGAGTTTAATTGAGTTGAAAAAAATGTTAATGATGAGATTCTTTGTGATCGTGCCCGCCGGTAGCAATGGCTTCGCTGATGAACAGGGCAGTTAATATGGTAAAGATGTATGCCTGCAGGGCACACACCAGCAATTCGAGCAGGTAAATGAATATGGCGAAGGCCACCGAGAAAACCGAGGCACCAAGGCCGGCAAAGATGCTCATGGCCGAAAAGATGAAGATCAGCATCAGGAAAGACAGCACTATGAGGTGGCCGGCCAGCATATTCGCGAACAACCGGATCATTAATGCGAAAGGCTTCACCACAAGATTGCTGATGAATTCAATCGGCACCAGGATAGGCAACACGGCACCGGGAACGCCGGGAGGTGCAGCCATGTGTGACCAGTAATTGCGACTCGAGCCAACCATCATCAGTATGAACGTGAATACCGCCAGCGTCATGGTTACGGCTATGTTGCCGGTTACATTCGCAGCGCCGGGGAAAAGTCCCAGCAGGTTGTTGATCCAGATAAAGAAGAATAAGGTAAGTAGGTAGGGCAGGTACTTACCGGCCTTTTCACCTAACAGCGGTTTGGCCACCTGATCGCGGATGAATATCACCAAGACCTCTACCACAGAGTGCAGGCCCCTCGGTGCTTTCGTTCCATATTTCCTGAAATTACGGGCTACGGAGAGGAAAATCAAAAGCATCAGCCCAACGCCGATCATCATCTGTATCACATTCCTGGTGAAGGAAAGATCATAAACCGGGCTGCCGTCCGTAGCGGTGATAACACCTTCTTCTGATTTATACCCTTTGTATGCGGCATGGCCATGCTCAAAACGGGCGTATGAAAACAGGCTCAGCCCTTTGGAAGGAGAAAAAAGCAGCACCGGCAGATTAATTACGGCATCGAACGCTGAACCGTCTGATTTTTTAAACGAGAAGAAATGCCACTCATGGCTGTCGCTGATATGCTCGATGATAACCTTTCCCGGATTAAAACCTTCTTCAGCAGCGCTTTCAGCTGCTTCATGGCCTTCCGTTGCGGATGTTGCAACGGTGGCTTCTTCATGTGATGCTGAAGCAGGTGCTGCAGGCGCTTCAGCCAACAGGCTGGCAGTAAAACCAATCACTAACACGATGGACAACAGCAACTTATGAACAACTCGACGTGACATTACGGGAAAACTAAGGGGGTTTGCCAAATGGCGGTGCAAAGATATACAAGGGAGTTTGAAAAAATAAGGTTTGACGGTAAATTTATTGGAGTTGCTTAGCAGACAATGATAGTAAGCAGTCTTTTCAATCTGCTTTCAAAAACTTAATAATGCCGGAAGCAT
It encodes:
- the atpE gene encoding F0F1 ATP synthase subunit C, with translation MGAGIGAGLAAIGAGIGVGLIGANALQSIARQPEATNDIRTNMFITAALVEGVALFGIVVCVLILFL
- the atpB gene encoding F0F1 ATP synthase subunit A encodes the protein MSRRVVHKLLLSIVLVIGFTASLLAEAPAAPASASHEEATVATSATEGHEAAESAAEEGFNPGKVIIEHISDSHEWHFFSFKKSDGSAFDAVINLPVLLFSPSKGLSLFSYARFEHGHAAYKGYKSEEGVITATDGSPVYDLSFTRNVIQMMIGVGLMLLIFLSVARNFRKYGTKAPRGLHSVVEVLVIFIRDQVAKPLLGEKAGKYLPYLLTLFFFIWINNLLGLFPGAANVTGNIAVTMTLAVFTFILMMVGSSRNYWSHMAAPPGVPGAVLPILVPIEFISNLVVKPFALMIRLFANMLAGHLIVLSFLMLIFIFSAMSIFAGLGASVFSVAFAIFIYLLELLVCALQAYIFTILTALFISEAIATGGHDHKESHH